One Pyrus communis chromosome 4, drPyrComm1.1, whole genome shotgun sequence genomic region harbors:
- the LOC137732619 gene encoding aspartate--tRNA ligase 1, cytoplasmic-like → MTFVVNFGIVCCCSLPVDFLLIFPPHPSSSSSPVAVDCTQPARSGTEPLPSHCRLTQVEVQVRKLYCVSKVVVLPINIEDVALSDVEIEKALQAGETLVRVNQDTRLNNRVLDLRTPANKGIFRIQSQVGNIFRQFLISEGFFEIHSPKLIAGSSEGGVAVFRLNYKGQDACLAQSPQLHKQMAICGDFGHIFEIGPVFRAEDSFTHRHLCEFTCLDVKMEIKRHYFEVELVIFWAFVYLYRPI, encoded by the exons ATGACTTTTGTGGTGAATTTTGGTATCGTTTG CTGCTGCTCTCTTCCCGTAGACTTCCTCCTCATCTTTCCTCCTCAtccttcttcttcatcctctCCCGTAGCCGTCGACTGCACCCAGCCAGCACGCAGCGGCACGGAGCCACTACCATCGCACTGCAGATTGACCCAG GTGGAGGTTCAAGTGAGGAAGTTGTATTGTGTGAGTAAGGTTGTTGTTTTACCTATTAACATTGAGGATGTTGCTCTGAGTGATGTCGAAATCGAAAAGGCTTTGCAG GCCGGAGAGACACTTGTTCGAGTTAATCAGGATACCCGCTTGAATAACCGAGTTCTTGATTTGCGAACACCTGCGAATAAGGGGATATTCCGCATTCAGAGTCAAGTTGGCAAT ATCTTTAGGCAGTTCTTGATATCCGAAGGCTTTTTTGAAATCCACTCGCCAAAGCTGATTGCTGGTTCAAGTGAAGGTGGAGTTGCTGTTTTTAGACTCAACTACAAGGGTCAAGATGCCTGCCTTGCCCAGTCACCTCAGCTTCACAAGCAGATGGCTATATGTGGTGACTTCGGCCATATTTTTGAGATTGGTCCTGTTTTTAGAGCTGAGGACTCCTTCACCCATAGGCATTTGTGTGAGTTCACTTGCCTTGATGTTAAGATGGAGATCAAGAGGCACTACTTTGAGGTAGAATTAGTAATTTTTTGGGCATTTGTTTACCTTTATCGCCCTATATGA
- the LOC137732618 gene encoding secreted RxLR effector protein 161-like translates to MKNKPFASLLGSLMYAQVCTRSDLSFDVSVLGRFQSNPGTTHWVVAKKVIRYLKRIRDFMLVYSHMENLEIVPYCDVDLVGCIDDRKSTSGYIFMLANEAMSWKSNKQSSIATSTMEAEFIACYTATKQAIGMRNLIKCLRVVDLIHRPLILFCDNKADVFFSRNNKGSLACRLMDMKYLKVRDEIRKMTVDIEHIGTNYMLVDPMTKALLVGVFKKLVYNMRVHETFESANEWE, encoded by the coding sequence ATGAAAAACAAGCCTTTTGCATCATTACTGGGAAGTTTGATGTACGCACAAGTTTGCACAAGGTCTGACTTGTCATTTGATGTGAGTGTACTGGGTAGATTTCAATCAAATCCTGGTACAACTCACTGGGTGGTGGCCAAGAAAGTAATAAGATATTTGAAAAGGATAAGAGATTTCATGCTAGTTTACAGTCATATGGAGAATCTTGAAATTGTGCCCTACTGTGATGTAGACTTAGTTGGCTGCATAGATGACAGGAAATCTACAAGTGGATACATATTCATGCTAGCAAATGAAGCAATGTCATGGAAGAGCAACAAGCAATCTTCAATTGCCACTTCCACCATGGAGGCAGAGTTCATTGCATGTTACACTGCGACCAAGCAAGCAATAGGGATGAGAAATCTTATCAAATGTTTGAGAGTGGTTGATTTAATCCACAGGCCATTGATATTATTTTGTGACAACAAAGCAGATGTGTTCTTCTCAAGAAATAACAAAGGGTCACTAGCTTGTAGGCTTATGGATATGAAGTATCTGAAAGTGAGAGATGAAATAAGGAAGATGACTGTCGATATTGAACACATTGGCACAAATTACATGCTGGTTGATCCCATGACAAAGGCTTTGCTAGTGGGAGTGTTCAAGAAACTTGTTTATAACATGAGAGTTCATGAAACATTTGAATCTGCAAATGAGTGGGAGTAA